One Globicephala melas chromosome 6, mGloMel1.2, whole genome shotgun sequence genomic window carries:
- the TMEM250 gene encoding transmembrane protein 250 has translation MLTAALGPMPVMPIPRRVRSFQGPHTTCLHAACGPARASRPARTKYNNFDVYVRARWLYGFIRFLLYFSCSLFTAALWGALAALFCLQYLGVRVLLRFQLKLSALLLLLGRRRVDFRLLNELLVYGIHVTMLLVGGLGWCFMVFVDM, from the coding sequence ATGCTGACTGCCGCCCTGGGCCCAATGCCGGTCATGCCCATCCCCCGGCGGGTGCGCTCCTTCCAGGGCCCGCACACCACCTGCCTGCACGCCGCCTGCGGCCCGGCACGCGCCTCCCGCCCGGCCCGCACCAAGTACAACAACTTCGACGTGTACGTCCGGGCACGCTGGCTCTACGGCTTCATCCGCTTCCTGCTCTACTTCAGCTGCAGCCTCTTCACGGCCGCGCTGTGGGGCGCGCTGGCCGCCCTCTTCTGCCTGCAGTACCTGGGCGTGCGCGTCCTGCTGCGCTTCCAGCTCAAGCTGTcggcgctgctgctgctgctgggccgTCGGCGCGTGGACTTCCGCCTCCTCAACGAGCTGCTGGTCTACGGCATCCACGTGACCATGCTGCTGGTCGGGGGCCTGGGCTGGTGCTTCATGGTCTTCGTGGACATGTGA